Proteins co-encoded in one Salvia splendens isolate huo1 chromosome 4, SspV2, whole genome shotgun sequence genomic window:
- the LOC121800077 gene encoding glutathione hydrolase 3-like: MGRDDQLDASLLFSDDGNCKRSMRRRRSIALCFIFLAFSATTVAFFALRSDDDNQWDWELESRPFVRNDDVVESNQAVVAADDGRCSEIGVSMLEKGGHAVDAAVATALCLGVVGPMSSGIGGGAFMVVRSSSEPGAVAFDMRETAPAAASEDMYEGNEDAKLLGALAMATPGEVAGLYAAWLRYGRLPWKALFEPTIELARGGFMVSPYLGLKIKAYEEKIKADPGLTRVFAPNSTLLKYGDICYNVELGNTLQAVAEQGPEALYNGLIGERLIEDVRRAGGILTMEDLRNYRARVTPAVEADALGYKIFGMPPPSSGTVGLALVLNIFNSYGNRHAAEGALGLHRLVEALKHMFAIRMNLGDPEFVDVSRTVTDMLSPSFAKRVRERIFDNTTFPTEYYLPRWSQLRDEGTSHFCVVDSERNAVSMTSTVNYPFGGGVLSPSTGIILNNEMDDFSIPSEVSSPDELPPSPSNFIRPNKRPLSSMTPIIVLKDNELVGVLGGSGGMDIIPAVTQVFLNHFILKMEPLPAIQSPRVYHKLIPNIVYYENWTVIDGEHIELSGERQQFLRDRGHQMEAKAGGAICQLVVQNITKLGRKMKNDIGVLTGVSDPRKGGWPAAV, from the exons agcatAGCTCTCTGCTTTATCTTCCTTGCTTTCTCAGCCACAACTGTAGCCT TTTTTGCTTTAAGAAGTGATGATGATAATCAATGGGATTGGGAGTTAGAATCAAGACCTTTTGTCCGAAACGACGACGTTGTAGAGTCGAATCAAGCGGTAGTTGCAGCTGACGATGGCCGTTGCTCCGAAATCGGCGTCTCAATGCTCGAAAAAGGCGGCCACGCCGTCGACGCCGCCGTCGCCACCGCGCTCTGCCTCGGAGTCGTCGGCCCCATGTCCAGCGGCATCGGAGGCGGAGCTTTCATGGTGGTCCGGTCCTCGTCCGAGCCGGGCGCGGTCGCTTTCGACATGAGAGAAACCGCCCCGGCCGCTGCTTCGGAG GACATGTATGAGGGCAATGAGGATGCTAAGCTCTTGGGTGCATTGGCTATGGCCACGCCGGGTGAGGTAGCCGGGCTTTACGCGGCCTGGCTGAGGTACGGGCGCTTGCCTTGGAAGGCGTTGTTCGAGCCCACCATCGAGCTTGCTAGGGGCGGGTTCATGGTGAGCCCGTACCTCGGGCTGAAGATCAAGGCATAtgaagagaagatcaaggccgACCCTGGTCTGACCAGGGTCTTTGCCCCGAACTCCACGCTGCTCAAATATGGCGACATTTGCTACAACGTGGAGCTCGGGAACACCCTGCAGGCGGTTGCTGAGCAGGGCCCGGAGGCCCTGTACAACGGCCTGATAGGCGAAAGGCTGATCGAGGACGTGAGGCGAGCGGGCGGGATATTGACTATGGAGGATCTAAGGAACTACAGAGCAAGAGTGACTCCTGCTGTGGAGGCTGATGCATTGGGGTACAAGATCTTTGGAATGCCCCCTCCTTCTAGTGGAACAGTCGGGCTTGCCCTG GTTCTAAACATCTTCAACAGCTATGGAAACCGCCATGCCGCTGAAGGTGCGTTAGGCCTGCACCGTCTCGTGGAAGCCCTGAAACATATGTTCGCCATCAGGATGAACCTGGGAGACCCCGAGTTCGTAGACGTAAGCAGAACTGTGACGGACATGCTTTCGCCTTCCTTCGCCAAGAGGGTTCGAGAGAGGATATTCGACAACACCACATTCCCAACCGAATACTACTTGCCTAG ATGGAGTCAGCTGAGAGACGAAGGGACGAGCCACTTCTGCGTGGTGGACTCAGAGAGGAATGCGGTGTCGATGACATCGACAGTGAACTACCCGTTCGGAGGAGGGGTGCTGTCGCCCTCCACCGGCATAATTCTCAACAACGAAATGGATGATTTCTCAATACCAAGTGAGGTATCATCACCTGATGAGCTCCCACCTTCTCCATCCAATTTCATTAGGCCAAACAAAAGACCCTTGTCTTCCATGACCCCCATCATTGTCCTCAAG GATAATGAACTAGTTGGAGTTCTTGGTGGGAGTGGTGGTATGGATATCATTCCAGCAGTGACACAAGTCTTCCTCAACCATTTTATACTGAAAATGGAACCTCTACCAGCTATTCAAAGCCCAAGGGTGTACCACAAG CTGATTCCGAATATCGTATACTACGAGAACTGGACGGTGATCGATGGCGAGCACATTGAACTGTCTGGAGAGAGACAGCAGTTCTTGAGAGATAGAGGGCACCAAATGGAAGCTAAAGCAGGGGGAGCAATCTGTCAGCTTGTTGTACAAAACATTACCAAATTGGGGAGAAAAATGAAGAACGACATCGGAGTTTTAACCGGCGTAAGTGATCCCAGGAAGGGCGGCTGGCCGGCGGCTGTCTGA
- the LOC121799274 gene encoding probable calcium-binding protein CML13 gives MGLSDEQISSMKEAFNLFDADSDGKIAASELGILMRSLGGNPTQAQLKSVIAEEKLTAPFDFQRFLDLMAKHLKAEPFDKKLRDAFQVLDKEGTGFVVVKELRHILTNIGEKLEPAEFEEWIREVDVGSDGKIKYDDFIARMVAK, from the coding sequence ATGGGGTTAAGCGACGAGCAGATATCATCGATGAAGGAAGCGTTCAATCTCTTCGACGCCGACAGCGACGGCAAAATCGCGGCGTCGGAGCTCGGGATCCTGATGCGCTCCCTCGGCGGGAATCCGACGCAGGCGCAGCTGAAATCGGTGATCGCGGAGGAGAAGCTGACGGCGCCGTTCGATTTCCAGAGGTTCCTCGACCTGATGGCGAAGCACCTGAAGGCGGAGCCGTTCGACAAGAAGCTCCGCGACGCGTTCCAGGTGCTGGACAAGGAGGGGACGGGATTCGTGGTGGTGAAGGAGCTGCGGCACATCCTCACCAACATCGGCGAGAAACTGGAGCCCGCGGAGTTCGAAGAGTGGATCCGAGAGGTCGACGTTGGATCCGATGGCAAGATCAAATATGACGATTTCATCGCGCGAATGGTCGCTAAATGA
- the LOC121800078 gene encoding uncharacterized protein LOC121800078 encodes MSQRKSVNGRPSGTDGSDFSYRMVVDSRYQRVAEGKSRLSKLLFIQGIIQLLAAVVVFLPTVEGGALDRLSVSSSVIFFISLLIGELGQKRSRASLLKLYLFGSSVAVIISGVSVLQRKISLEVIKDLSRWAASKLEVSQIGVVSLGLGVQIFAFAVTTSLIHNMAPPKRSL; translated from the exons ATGAGTCAGAGAAAATCTGTTAATGGGAGGCCATCGGGGACCGATGGCTCTGATTTTTCATATCGAATGGTCGTCGATTCCA GATACCAAAGAGTAGCTGAGGGAAAATCTCGCCTTAGCAAACTGTTATTTATCCAG GGCATTATTCAACTGCTTGCTGCAGTAGTTGTATTTTTGCCTACGGTGGAAGGGGGAGCTCTTGATAGGCTTTCAGTCTCTTCTAGtgtcattttctttatttctctaTTGATAGGAGAATTAG GTCAAAAGCGCAGCCGTGCTAGCCTTTTGAAGCTGTACTTGTTTGGATCTTCGGTTGCTGTTATTATCTCGGGTGTCTCTGTACTTCAAAGGAAAATTTCACTTGAG GTTATCAAAGATTTGAGTAGGTGGGCGGCATCAAAGCTGGAAGTTTCACAGATTGGTGTTGTTTCACTTG GACTAGGTGTGCAAATATTTGCTTTTGCAGTGACGACCTCCCTCATCCACAACATGGCTCCTCCCAAGAGGTCGTTGTGA